In the genome of Streptomyces sp. NBC_00190, one region contains:
- a CDS encoding uracil-DNA glycosylase has protein sequence MLPESWLPVLGGELDQPYFKELTEFVEKERANGPVYPPREQVFAALEATPFDQVKVLVLGQDPYHGAGQGHGLCFSVQPGVKTPPSLRNIYKEMKEELGLPVPDNGYLMPWARQGVLLLNAVLTVREAEPNSHKGKGWEKFTDAVIRSVSERPDPAVFVLWGAYAQKKIPLIDEERHVIVKGAHPSPLSAKKFFGSRPFTQINEAIAAQGHEPIDWRIPDLG, from the coding sequence ATGCTGCCCGAGTCCTGGCTCCCCGTCCTCGGCGGGGAGCTGGACCAGCCCTACTTCAAGGAACTCACGGAGTTCGTCGAGAAGGAGCGGGCGAACGGGCCGGTCTACCCGCCCCGCGAGCAGGTCTTCGCGGCCCTGGAGGCCACCCCCTTCGACCAGGTGAAGGTGCTGGTCCTCGGCCAGGACCCGTACCACGGCGCCGGGCAGGGCCACGGCCTGTGCTTCTCGGTCCAGCCCGGGGTCAAGACCCCGCCCTCGCTCCGCAACATCTACAAGGAGATGAAGGAGGAGCTGGGCCTGCCCGTCCCGGACAACGGGTACCTGATGCCGTGGGCCCGCCAGGGCGTCCTGCTGCTCAACGCGGTACTCACCGTGCGTGAGGCCGAGCCCAACTCGCACAAGGGCAAGGGCTGGGAGAAGTTCACCGACGCGGTGATCCGCTCCGTGTCCGAGCGCCCTGACCCGGCCGTCTTCGTGCTGTGGGGCGCCTACGCCCAGAAGAAGATCCCGCTGATCGACGAGGAGCGGCACGTGATCGTCAAGGGCGCCCACCCCTCCCCGCTGTCGGCCAAGAAGTTCTTCGGCTCCCGGCCCTTCACGCAGATCAACGAGGCCATCGCCGCCCAGGGCCATGAGCCGATCGACTGGCGGATCCCGGACCTCGGCTGA
- a CDS encoding Gfo/Idh/MocA family protein, producing the protein MKVGCIGLGDIAQKAYLPVLTTRPGVELHLQTRTPATLERVGAAHHIPAGRLHTDLDALLAEGLDAAFVHASTAAHPEIVGRLLEAGVPTYVDKPLAYELADSARLVQLAEERGVSLAVGFNRRYAPGYAQCADHPRELIVMQKNRVGLPEDPRTLVLDDFIHVVDTLRFLLPGEADHIDVRAVVREGLMHQVVLQLSGHGFIALGIMNRLSGSTEEILEVSGQDTKRQVVNLAEVIDHKGQPTVRRRGDWVPVARQRGIEQVVDAFLVAVETGRTLSARDALLTHELCERVVSSALAQAS; encoded by the coding sequence GTGAAGGTCGGCTGCATCGGACTCGGCGACATCGCGCAGAAGGCGTACCTGCCCGTCCTCACCACCCGCCCGGGCGTCGAGCTGCACCTGCAGACCCGCACCCCCGCCACGCTGGAACGGGTCGGCGCGGCCCACCACATCCCGGCCGGGCGCCTGCACACCGATCTCGACGCCCTGCTCGCCGAAGGACTCGACGCGGCGTTCGTGCACGCTTCGACCGCCGCCCATCCCGAGATCGTCGGGCGGCTGCTGGAGGCCGGCGTGCCGACGTACGTGGACAAGCCGCTCGCGTACGAGCTCGCGGACTCGGCAAGGCTCGTGCAACTGGCGGAGGAGCGCGGGGTCTCGCTCGCCGTCGGCTTCAACCGCCGCTACGCGCCCGGCTACGCCCAGTGCGCCGACCACCCGCGCGAACTGATCGTCATGCAGAAGAACCGCGTCGGGCTGCCCGAAGACCCGCGCACGCTCGTGCTGGACGACTTCATCCACGTCGTCGACACCCTGCGCTTCCTGCTGCCCGGCGAGGCCGACCACATCGACGTACGGGCCGTGGTGCGGGAGGGACTGATGCACCAGGTGGTGCTCCAGTTGTCCGGCCACGGCTTCATCGCGCTCGGCATCATGAACCGGCTGTCCGGTTCCACCGAGGAGATCCTGGAGGTGTCCGGCCAGGACACCAAGCGGCAGGTCGTCAACCTCGCGGAGGTCATCGACCACAAGGGCCAGCCGACCGTGCGGCGCCGCGGGGACTGGGTGCCGGTCGCCCGCCAGCGCGGCATCGAGCAGGTCGTGGACGCCTTCCTGGTGGCCGTCGAGACGGGCAGGACGCTCAGCGCGCGGGACGCGCTGCTCACCCACGAGCTGTGCGAGCGCGTGGTGAGCTCGGCTCTGGCACAGGCCTCCTGA
- the lnt gene encoding apolipoprotein N-acyltransferase, whose translation MVPIRARWSPRWRASAAVAAGALPALAFPAPALWWFAYVALVPWMLLLRSAPTGRRAVLEGWLGGAAFIVAVHHWLLPSLHVFLVPVAALLGLLWIPWALLVRELLGGVPSAGRTGAALVLVPAGWLLSELVRSWQGLGGPWGLLGASQWQVPPALRLASAGGVWLVSLLVVAVNCAVVLLVAVPGARVPAVAGVAGCAVLTGVAWLWAPRPEVSGGLRVAVVQPGVVADGPDSAERRFAAGERLTRDLSGRPIDLVVWGESSVGGDLAARPDLAGRLASLSAQVGAPLLVNVDARGADSPGIRKSAVLIGPGGPTGDRYDKMRLVPFGEYIPARALLGWATSVGKAAGEDRVAGDTPVVMNLPGRPDGRPGVRVGPLVCFESAFPDMSRHLAREGAGLLVAQSATSSFQGSWAPAQHASLAALRAAETGRPVVHATLTGVSVVHGPSGERIGPALPTSASTAQVYEVPLARGATLYVRFGDWAVAAALASLAAFCAVEGARALRRPVPEPSSPRARTARG comes from the coding sequence ATGGTCCCGATCCGTGCCCGTTGGTCCCCGCGGTGGCGTGCGTCGGCCGCCGTCGCCGCCGGGGCACTGCCCGCCCTCGCCTTCCCCGCGCCCGCGCTCTGGTGGTTCGCCTACGTCGCCCTCGTGCCCTGGATGCTGCTGCTGCGGTCGGCTCCCACGGGGCGGCGGGCCGTGCTGGAGGGCTGGCTCGGCGGTGCGGCCTTCATCGTCGCCGTCCATCACTGGCTGCTGCCCAGCCTGCACGTGTTCCTGGTGCCGGTGGCCGCCCTGCTGGGCCTGCTCTGGATCCCCTGGGCCCTGCTGGTGCGGGAGTTGCTCGGCGGGGTCCCGTCGGCGGGACGTACGGGCGCCGCGCTGGTCCTCGTACCGGCCGGGTGGTTGCTGTCGGAGCTGGTGCGGTCCTGGCAGGGGCTGGGCGGGCCGTGGGGGCTGCTGGGGGCGAGCCAGTGGCAGGTACCGCCCGCGCTGCGGCTGGCCTCGGCGGGCGGGGTGTGGCTGGTGAGCCTGCTCGTGGTGGCGGTGAACTGTGCGGTGGTGCTGCTCGTCGCGGTGCCCGGGGCGCGGGTCCCGGCGGTGGCCGGGGTGGCGGGGTGCGCGGTGCTGACGGGAGTGGCGTGGCTGTGGGCGCCGCGCCCCGAGGTGTCGGGCGGGCTGCGCGTGGCCGTCGTGCAGCCGGGCGTGGTGGCGGACGGCCCGGACAGCGCGGAACGGCGGTTCGCCGCCGGGGAACGGCTCACCCGGGACCTGTCCGGGCGGCCGATCGACCTGGTGGTGTGGGGCGAGAGCAGCGTCGGCGGGGACCTGGCGGCCCGCCCGGACCTGGCCGGACGGCTGGCTTCGCTGTCCGCGCAGGTCGGGGCTCCGCTGCTGGTCAATGTGGACGCACGGGGGGCCGACAGCCCCGGGATCCGCAAGAGCGCGGTACTCATAGGCCCCGGAGGCCCCACCGGCGACCGGTACGACAAGATGCGGCTGGTCCCGTTCGGCGAGTACATACCGGCCCGGGCCCTGCTCGGCTGGGCCACCTCGGTCGGCAAGGCGGCCGGCGAGGACCGGGTGGCGGGTGACACACCGGTGGTGATGAACCTGCCCGGGCGGCCGGACGGCCGGCCCGGCGTCCGCGTCGGCCCGCTGGTCTGCTTCGAGTCGGCCTTCCCCGACATGAGCCGGCACCTGGCGCGCGAGGGGGCCGGCCTCCTCGTCGCCCAGTCGGCGACCTCCAGCTTCCAGGGCAGCTGGGCCCCGGCCCAGCACGCCTCACTGGCCGCGCTGCGGGCGGCCGAGACCGGCCGCCCGGTGGTGCACGCCACCCTCACCGGCGTCAGCGTGGTGCACGGCCCCTCCGGGGAGCGGATCGGCCCCGCCCTGCCCACCTCCGCGAGCACGGCGCAGGTGTACGAGGTCCCGCTCGCCCGGGGCGCCACCCTCTACGTCCGCTTCGGGGACTGGGCGGTGGCCGCGGCCCTCGCCTCGCTGGCGGCCTTCTGCGCGGTGGAGGGCGCCCGAGCGCTCAGGAGGCCTGTGCCAGAGCCGAGCTCACCACGCGCTCGCACAGCTCGTGGGTGA
- the tuf gene encoding elongation factor Tu, which translates to MAKTAFVRTKPHLNIGTMGHVDHGKTTLTAAITKVLAERGGASFMPFDRIDRAPEEARRGITINLTHVEYETDTRHYAHVDMPGHADYVKNMVTGAAQLDGAILVVSALDGVMPQTAEHVLLARQVGVDHIVVALNKADAGDPELTDLVELEVRELLTAHGYGGDGAPVVRVSGLGALEGDPRWTGAIQALLDAVDTYVPTPVRYTDAPFLLPVENVLTITGRGTVVTGAVERGSIRLGDRVSMLGADGASDPVVVTGLETFGKPMESAEAGDNVALLLRGVQRHQVRRGDVVAAPGSVTPKRRFTAQVYVLSTGEGGRTTPVATGYRPQFYIRTADVVGDVDLGEAGVARPGETVTMTVELGRDVPLESGLGFAIREGGRTVGAGTVTAVLG; encoded by the coding sequence ATGGCCAAGACGGCCTTCGTGCGGACCAAGCCGCACCTCAACATCGGCACCATGGGTCACGTCGACCACGGCAAGACCACCCTCACCGCCGCCATCACCAAGGTCCTCGCCGAGCGCGGCGGCGCCTCCTTCATGCCCTTCGACCGCATCGACCGGGCCCCCGAGGAGGCCCGGCGCGGGATCACCATCAACCTCACGCACGTCGAGTACGAGACCGACACCCGCCACTACGCCCACGTGGACATGCCCGGCCACGCCGACTACGTCAAGAACATGGTCACCGGCGCCGCGCAGCTCGACGGGGCGATCCTCGTCGTCTCCGCGCTCGACGGGGTCATGCCGCAGACCGCCGAGCACGTGCTCCTCGCCCGGCAGGTCGGCGTCGACCACATCGTGGTGGCGCTCAACAAGGCGGACGCGGGGGACCCCGAGCTGACCGACCTGGTCGAGCTGGAGGTCCGCGAGCTGCTCACCGCGCACGGCTACGGCGGTGACGGCGCGCCGGTCGTACGGGTCTCCGGGCTCGGGGCGCTGGAGGGCGACCCGCGGTGGACCGGGGCGATCCAGGCGCTGCTGGACGCGGTCGACACCTACGTGCCGACCCCGGTGCGCTACACCGACGCGCCGTTCCTGCTGCCGGTGGAGAACGTGCTGACCATCACCGGACGCGGGACCGTCGTGACCGGCGCCGTCGAGCGGGGCAGCATCCGGCTCGGCGACCGCGTGAGCATGCTCGGCGCGGACGGAGCGTCCGACCCGGTCGTGGTCACCGGGCTGGAGACCTTCGGCAAGCCGATGGAGTCCGCCGAGGCGGGGGACAACGTCGCGCTGCTGCTGCGCGGGGTCCAACGGCACCAGGTGCGCCGCGGCGACGTGGTGGCCGCTCCCGGCAGCGTGACGCCGAAGCGGCGCTTCACGGCGCAGGTGTACGTGCTCTCCACCGGCGAGGGCGGTCGTACGACGCCCGTCGCCACCGGATACCGGCCGCAGTTCTACATCCGCACCGCCGACGTGGTGGGGGACGTGGACCTGGGGGAGGCCGGCGTGGCCCGGCCGGGGGAGACGGTCACCATGACCGTCGAGCTCGGGCGGGACGTCCCGCTGGAGTCGGGGCTCGGCTTCGCGATCCGCGAAGGCGGCAGGACCGTCGGCGCGGGCACGGTGACGGCCGTCCTGGGGTGA
- a CDS encoding DNA alkylation repair protein, translating into MLSNDRRPPNVPRSAFADTLLERLTEAYAAAADPVRARAMSTYMKDVAPFLGIPTPLRRELSKAVTKDTPRPSEADCAALALCCWRLPEREYHYFAVDYLRRHVSRCSSGLLPVARHLITTVPWWDTVDLLAAHTVGPLVAADPALAAVTDEWSGDEDLWLVRTALLHQLRFKSATDTGRLFGYCRRQADHPDFFVRKAIGWCLREYAKTDPAAVRAFVEAERGSLSPLSVREALKNL; encoded by the coding sequence ATGCTGTCGAACGACCGGCGACCTCCGAACGTGCCGCGCAGCGCCTTCGCCGACACCCTCCTGGAGCGGCTGACCGAGGCGTACGCGGCGGCGGCCGACCCCGTGCGGGCCCGGGCCATGAGCACGTACATGAAGGACGTCGCCCCCTTCCTCGGCATTCCCACCCCGCTGCGCCGCGAGCTGTCCAAGGCAGTGACCAAGGACACACCGCGGCCGTCGGAGGCGGACTGCGCGGCGCTCGCGCTGTGCTGCTGGCGGCTGCCGGAGCGCGAGTACCACTACTTCGCGGTGGACTACCTGCGCAGGCACGTCTCCCGGTGCTCCTCCGGCCTGCTGCCGGTGGCCCGGCACCTGATCACCACCGTCCCGTGGTGGGACACGGTCGACCTGCTGGCCGCGCACACGGTGGGCCCGCTGGTGGCCGCCGACCCCGCGCTGGCGGCGGTGACGGACGAGTGGTCCGGCGACGAGGACCTCTGGCTGGTCCGCACCGCCCTGCTCCACCAGCTGCGCTTCAAGTCCGCCACCGACACGGGCCGGCTCTTCGGCTACTGCCGCCGCCAGGCGGACCACCCGGACTTCTTCGTCCGCAAGGCCATCGGCTGGTGCCTGCGGGAGTACGCGAAGACCGACCCCGCCGCCGTGCGCGCCTTCGTCGAGGCCGAACGCGGCTCCCTGTCCCCGCTGTCCGTACGCGAGGCGCTCAAGAACCTCTGA
- a CDS encoding patatin-like phospholipase family protein: MGGDTALVLGGGGLTGIGWECGILYGLARAGVDLANADLVVGTSAGSVVGAQLTSGLLTAQELYERQLGDAAGEIAAKLGAGLIARYAVAMARSRRDATAYRQRVGAMALAADTGAEAERREVLASRLVSHEWPADRRLVVTAVDALSGEPADFDRESGAGLVDAVSASCAVPGVWPPVTVGGRRFIDGGVRSATNADLAAGYRRVVVIAPIALGSGLVPSPSAQAARLREAGARVLLITPSAAARKAFGRNVLDPARRDPAARAGLVQAEEHAAHAAAVWSG; encoded by the coding sequence ATGGGCGGCGACACGGCACTGGTGCTCGGCGGTGGCGGACTGACCGGCATCGGCTGGGAGTGCGGAATCCTGTACGGGCTCGCCCGCGCGGGAGTGGACCTCGCCAACGCCGACCTCGTCGTCGGTACCTCGGCGGGTTCGGTGGTCGGCGCCCAGCTCACCTCCGGGCTGCTCACCGCGCAGGAGCTGTACGAGCGCCAGCTCGGCGACGCCGCCGGGGAGATCGCGGCGAAGCTGGGGGCCGGGCTGATCGCACGGTACGCCGTCGCGATGGCGCGCTCGCGCCGCGACGCGACGGCCTACCGGCAGCGGGTCGGAGCCATGGCACTGGCCGCCGACACCGGGGCGGAGGCCGAGCGGCGCGAGGTGCTCGCGTCCCGGCTGGTCTCGCACGAGTGGCCCGCCGACCGGCGGCTCGTCGTCACCGCGGTGGACGCGCTGAGCGGTGAGCCCGCCGACTTCGACCGGGAGAGCGGGGCCGGGCTGGTCGACGCGGTCTCGGCGAGCTGCGCCGTGCCCGGGGTGTGGCCGCCGGTGACCGTCGGCGGGCGCCGCTTCATCGACGGAGGCGTCCGTTCCGCCACCAACGCCGACCTGGCCGCCGGCTACCGGCGCGTGGTGGTCATCGCCCCGATCGCGCTCGGCTCCGGGCTCGTCCCCTCGCCGTCCGCACAGGCCGCGCGGCTGCGCGAGGCGGGCGCCCGAGTGCTGTTGATCACCCCGTCGGCGGCGGCCCGCAAAGCCTTCGGGCGCAACGTACTCGACCCGGCGCGGCGGGATCCGGCCGCGCGGGCGGGCCTGGTGCAGGCCGAGGAGCACGCCGCCCACGCGGCGGCCGTCTGGTCGGGCTGA
- a CDS encoding ABC transporter substrate-binding protein, translating to MFNRTRCLQITAALASISLLAGCGLLSDEGADDAKRIVVGTTSAPSTLDPAAAWDGSWELYRNVYQTLLAFPTGATKPQPDAAQSCEFTDAANESYRCTLRKGLKFSNGEPLDAKAVKHSLDRIRTIGSKVGPKDLFGSLDKIETPDALTVVFHLNTPDATFPLVLGSPAASLVAPKEYPADKVREDGKVTGSGPYVLDSYKEGSEAVLGNNESYAGFANRRNKGVTIRYFADSTKMLASLKAKEIDATYRGLSAAEIRDLQTPDSHAAGVQVVENVGAEIRYLVFNPKDPVVAKLPVRQAIAQIVDRGVLVSKVYQGTAEPLYSMVPKGVVGHKTPFYDKYGHSDVAKAKKILRDAGINQPVELTLWYTTDRYGSSTADEFTELKRQLDESLLFKITLRSQPWKAFQEGYKGQEYPVFGRGWFPDFPDPDNFIAPFVGKENAVGTPYEPAEILTDLLPKTRREGDRSAGVHEFERAQQIFAEDVRLLPLWQGKLYVASRDDIAGAERALDPQTVMQMWEFYRKTSW from the coding sequence GTGTTCAACCGGACCAGATGCCTGCAGATCACTGCGGCCCTTGCGTCCATATCCCTGCTCGCCGGTTGCGGCCTGCTCTCGGATGAGGGCGCCGACGACGCGAAGAGGATCGTCGTCGGTACGACGAGCGCACCGAGCACCCTCGATCCCGCCGCGGCATGGGACGGCTCCTGGGAGCTGTACCGGAACGTCTACCAGACTCTGCTGGCCTTCCCCACGGGCGCCACCAAGCCCCAGCCGGACGCCGCCCAGAGCTGCGAGTTCACGGACGCCGCGAACGAGTCGTACCGGTGCACCCTGCGCAAGGGCCTGAAGTTCTCCAACGGGGAGCCGCTCGACGCCAAGGCGGTCAAGCACTCCCTGGACCGGATCCGGACCATCGGCTCCAAGGTCGGCCCCAAGGACCTCTTCGGCAGCCTCGACAAGATCGAGACCCCGGACGCCCTGACCGTCGTCTTCCACCTGAACACCCCGGACGCCACCTTCCCCCTCGTCCTCGGCTCGCCCGCCGCCTCGCTGGTCGCGCCCAAGGAGTACCCGGCCGACAAGGTCCGCGAGGACGGCAAGGTCACCGGTTCCGGCCCGTACGTGCTCGACTCGTACAAGGAGGGCTCCGAGGCCGTCCTCGGCAACAACGAGAGCTACGCGGGCTTCGCCAACCGCCGCAACAAGGGCGTGACCATCCGCTACTTCGCGGACTCCACGAAGATGCTCGCCTCGCTCAAGGCCAAGGAGATCGACGCCACCTACCGAGGCCTGTCGGCCGCCGAGATCAGGGACCTGCAGACCCCCGATTCGCACGCGGCGGGCGTCCAGGTCGTCGAGAACGTCGGCGCCGAGATCCGCTACCTGGTCTTCAACCCGAAGGACCCGGTGGTCGCCAAGCTCCCGGTCCGCCAGGCCATCGCCCAGATCGTCGACCGCGGGGTGCTCGTCTCCAAGGTCTACCAGGGCACCGCCGAGCCGCTGTACTCGATGGTTCCCAAGGGGGTCGTCGGCCACAAGACGCCGTTCTACGACAAGTACGGCCACTCGGACGTCGCCAAGGCCAAGAAGATCCTCAGGGACGCCGGTATCAACCAGCCGGTCGAGCTGACCCTCTGGTACACCACGGACCGGTACGGCTCCTCCACCGCCGACGAGTTCACCGAGCTCAAGCGCCAGCTGGACGAGAGCCTGCTCTTCAAGATCACGCTGCGCAGCCAGCCCTGGAAGGCCTTCCAGGAGGGCTACAAGGGCCAGGAGTACCCGGTCTTCGGCCGCGGCTGGTTCCCCGACTTCCCGGACCCGGACAACTTCATCGCGCCGTTCGTCGGCAAGGAGAACGCGGTCGGTACCCCGTACGAGCCCGCCGAGATCCTGACCGACCTGCTGCCGAAGACCCGTCGGGAGGGCGACCGCTCGGCCGGTGTCCACGAGTTCGAGCGGGCGCAGCAGATCTTCGCCGAGGACGTCCGGCTGCTGCCCCTGTGGCAGGGCAAGCTGTACGTCGCCTCGCGCGACGACATCGCGGGCGCCGAGCGGGCGCTGGACCCGCAGACCGTCATGCAGATGTGGGAGTTCTACCGCAAGACCAGCTGGTAA
- a CDS encoding TVP38/TMEM64 family protein — translation MSLLLAPWTRLSLLVVLLVAAGVCVLLYEPQRILSEGWPPGFPVGAAVLLFAAGYGVCAAAFVPRPLLNLAAGAVFGTQFGLLAAVGGTVLGAAIAFGLGRIMGQEALRPYVRGRWLQAADGQLSRHGFRSMLAVRLFPGMPFVVANYCAAVSRCGWLPFLGATALGVVPNTAAYVIAGASASSPGSPAFLASFGFIVVSVVAAGVVAWRKRHRLAPARIPASTYELAPQHPPVVTGASHGP, via the coding sequence ATGTCCCTCCTCCTCGCGCCGTGGACCCGGCTGTCACTGCTCGTCGTGCTGCTCGTGGCGGCCGGCGTGTGCGTGCTGCTGTACGAGCCCCAGCGCATCCTGTCGGAGGGGTGGCCCCCGGGGTTCCCGGTAGGCGCGGCGGTCCTGCTGTTCGCCGCCGGGTACGGCGTGTGCGCGGCGGCCTTCGTCCCGCGCCCCCTGCTCAACCTGGCCGCGGGAGCGGTGTTCGGCACCCAGTTCGGCCTCCTCGCGGCGGTCGGCGGCACGGTGCTCGGCGCCGCGATCGCCTTCGGGCTGGGGCGGATCATGGGCCAGGAGGCCCTGCGTCCGTACGTGCGCGGCCGCTGGCTCCAGGCGGCCGACGGGCAGCTCAGTCGGCACGGCTTCCGTTCGATGCTCGCCGTGCGGCTCTTCCCCGGGATGCCCTTCGTCGTGGCCAACTACTGTGCGGCGGTGTCCCGCTGCGGCTGGCTGCCCTTCCTCGGCGCCACGGCGCTCGGGGTCGTCCCGAACACCGCGGCGTACGTGATCGCGGGGGCCAGCGCCTCCTCCCCCGGCTCGCCCGCGTTCCTCGCCTCGTTCGGCTTCATCGTGGTCTCGGTGGTGGCCGCCGGAGTGGTCGCCTGGCGCAAGCGGCACCGCCTGGCACCCGCCCGGATCCCCGCGTCGACGTACGAACTGGCGCCTCAGCACCCCCCTGTGGTCACCGGTGCTTCGCACGGGCCCTAG
- a CDS encoding undecaprenyl-diphosphate phosphatase — translation MSWFESLILGLVQGLTEFLPISSSAHLRLTAAFAGWHDPGAAFTAITQIGTEAAVLIYFRKDIARIVSTWFRSLYTSSLRSEQDAKMGWLVIVGSIPIGVLGLAFKDQIEGPFRDLRLTATTLIVMGVVLGVADRLAARDEEGGRHRAVRERKTLKELGVKDGLIFGVCQAMALIPGVSRSGATISGGLLLGFTREAAARYSFLLAIPAVLASGVFEIKDVVESPGHISWGPTIFATVIAFFVGYVVIAWFMKFISTKSFMPFVIYRIVLGVALFILIGTDVLSPHAGESGS, via the coding sequence ATGAGCTGGTTCGAATCCCTAATCCTCGGTCTCGTCCAGGGGCTTACGGAGTTCCTCCCGATCTCCTCCAGCGCCCACCTGCGGCTGACCGCGGCGTTCGCCGGCTGGCACGACCCGGGAGCGGCCTTCACCGCCATCACGCAGATCGGCACCGAGGCCGCCGTACTGATCTACTTCCGCAAGGACATCGCGCGGATCGTCTCCACCTGGTTCCGCTCGCTGTACACGTCTTCGCTGCGCTCCGAGCAGGACGCGAAGATGGGCTGGCTGGTGATCGTCGGCTCGATCCCGATCGGCGTCCTCGGCCTCGCGTTCAAGGACCAGATCGAGGGCCCGTTCCGCGATCTGCGGCTGACCGCCACCACCCTCATCGTGATGGGCGTCGTGCTGGGCGTGGCCGACCGGCTGGCCGCCCGCGACGAGGAAGGCGGGCGCCACCGCGCGGTCCGCGAGCGCAAGACGCTGAAGGAGCTGGGCGTCAAGGACGGCCTGATCTTCGGTGTCTGCCAGGCGATGGCCCTGATCCCCGGCGTGTCCCGGTCCGGCGCGACGATCTCCGGCGGTCTGCTGCTGGGCTTCACGCGCGAGGCGGCTGCCCGCTACTCCTTCCTCCTCGCCATTCCGGCCGTGCTGGCCTCGGGCGTGTTCGAGATCAAGGACGTGGTCGAGAGCCCCGGCCACATCTCCTGGGGGCCGACCATCTTCGCGACGGTCATCGCCTTCTTCGTCGGCTACGTGGTCATCGCGTGGTTCATGAAGTTCATTTCCACCAAGAGCTTCATGCCCTTCGTGATCTACCGGATCGTGCTGGGCGTCGCCCTGTTCATCCTGATCGGGACGGACGTGCTGAGCCCGCACGCGGGTGAGTCCGGCTCCTAG
- a CDS encoding DinB family protein — MTTSSGSHRNEPSTTADERGMLDGWLDYHRATLAWKCEGLQDEQLRRSPLPPSELSLLGLVRHMAEVERYWFREIMLGEELPELYCTSEDPDGDFHFTEKDTWAEGEQVWQTEVELARQAAAGRSLDLLSDAESHHRGEVFSLRWVYTHMIEEYARHNGHADLLREQIDGATGD; from the coding sequence ATGACCACCAGTTCCGGATCACATCGCAATGAGCCCTCCACCACCGCCGACGAGCGCGGCATGCTCGACGGCTGGCTCGACTACCACCGCGCCACCCTCGCCTGGAAGTGCGAGGGGCTCCAGGACGAGCAGCTGCGCCGCAGCCCGCTCCCGCCCTCGGAACTGAGCCTGCTGGGTCTCGTACGGCACATGGCCGAGGTGGAGCGGTACTGGTTCCGGGAGATCATGCTCGGCGAGGAGCTTCCCGAGCTGTACTGCACCAGCGAGGACCCGGACGGGGACTTCCACTTCACCGAGAAGGACACCTGGGCCGAGGGGGAGCAGGTGTGGCAGACCGAGGTCGAGCTGGCGCGCCAGGCCGCCGCGGGCCGGTCGCTGGACCTGCTGTCGGACGCCGAGAGCCACCACCGGGGCGAGGTGTTCAGCCTGCGCTGGGTCTACACCCACATGATCGAGGAGTACGCGCGCCACAACGGCCACGCGGATCTGCTGCGCGAGCAGATAGACGGAGCCACCGGCGACTAG
- a CDS encoding nuclear transport factor 2 family protein, producing the protein MTQRVDLATVMDRLAIDEVVTGYAVAVDDGDWAAYRALFTASGRADYSSAGGIEGPAGEVADWLAETMKLFPVRQHLIVNRLIRLEDLGGSPGDSAEVRADFLNPMRLEGTDGEAADGEAADGTVTAPNFVAAGRYSFALARTRDGWRLTRVTVHEKWRHISA; encoded by the coding sequence ATGACGCAGCGTGTGGACCTCGCCACGGTAATGGACCGGCTGGCGATCGACGAGGTGGTCACGGGGTACGCGGTGGCCGTCGACGACGGCGACTGGGCGGCGTACCGCGCCCTGTTCACCGCCTCCGGGCGGGCCGACTACAGCTCCGCGGGCGGGATCGAGGGTCCGGCCGGGGAGGTCGCCGACTGGCTCGCGGAGACGATGAAGCTGTTCCCGGTGCGTCAGCACCTGATCGTGAACCGGCTGATCCGGCTGGAGGACCTGGGCGGTTCACCCGGCGACAGCGCCGAGGTGCGGGCCGACTTCCTCAATCCGATGCGTCTTGAAGGAACGGACGGCGAAGCGGCGGACGGCGAAGCGGCGGACGGCACGGTGACGGCGCCCAACTTCGTCGCCGCCGGGCGCTACTCCTTCGCGCTGGCCCGCACCCGCGACGGCTGGCGGCTCACCCGCGTCACCGTGCACGAGAAGTGGCGGCACATCTCCGCCTGA